A window from Mustela erminea isolate mMusErm1 chromosome 17, mMusErm1.Pri, whole genome shotgun sequence encodes these proteins:
- the LOC116576339 gene encoding ribosomal biogenesis factor-like encodes MAKNKLRGQKSGNVFHIASHKNFKSKNKAKPVTTNLQKINIVNNEKVTRVNKAFVDIQKELAHFSKGLSLEPLQKQLIPQQCPENEPVNVDEATRLMAQL; translated from the coding sequence ATGGCTAAGAACAAACTAAGAGGGCAGAAGTCCGGGAATGTATTTCATATAGCCAGCCACAAAAACTTTAagtctaaaaacaaagcaaagccagTTACCACTAACCTTCAGAAGATAAACATTGTGAATAATGAAAAAGTTACCAGAGTGAATAAAGCTTTCGTAGATATACAAAAGGAACTTGCACATTTCTCAAAAGGCCTTTCCCTTGAGCCTTTGCAGAAACAGCTGATTCCTCAGCAGTGTCCTGAAAACGAACCAGTTAATGTTGATGAAGCGACAAGATTAATGGCTCAGTTGTAA